A portion of the Oncorhynchus nerka isolate Pitt River linkage group LG27, Oner_Uvic_2.0, whole genome shotgun sequence genome contains these proteins:
- the LOC135565395 gene encoding oocyte zinc finger protein XlCOF22-like, translated as MSKLQLLQAFFSDRLTTVAVEISVAVEKAFAEYQDEISRSKEETQRLQRLLDSVFNPDVKLHKADPPQLTLTVSGDEVPPEQQHCEEEWSDQEIIESILISPCVEINSDQDSPECSRLYQTLKNSLPTIVAEPIQTNPDGEDNKISESTSDTPLTQLKPLKMKRTRLKKGQISYICTEGKTTSELKAPLRLHTRKRLYSCTECTATYDRPCHLEIHKRTHTGEKPYECKDCGKCFNRKNSLTMHMLTHTGEKSFCCHECGKRFGLNTRLILHMRTHTGEKPHKCPFCARCFTFPSHLSRHKKLHTGERPHQCNVCGKCYTRKEHLTDHMTSHSGAKPYSCMQCGKCYALQGNLRAHMASHTGNKLLCRCAVCGLGVLNLSRHMQEVHTGGKQHQCQDCGKCFNRKEKVTEHMRTHTGEKPYRCHDCGECFRLNVTLKKHMMTHTSAATAVP; from the exons ATGTCCAAGTTACAGTTGTTGCAAGCGTTTTTCTCCGACCGATTAACAACAGTGGCCGTAGAGATATCCGTGGCAGTGGAAAAAGCGTTTGCCGAGTACCAGGATGAGATCTCTCGTTCAAAGGAGGAAACTCAACGCCTACAGAGGCTGCTGGATTCGGTTTTTAATCCCGATGTAAAATTACACAAAGCAG ACCCCCCGCAGCTCACTCTCACTGTTTCTGGAGATGAGGTTCCCCCTGAGCAGCAGCACTGTGAGGAGGAGTGGAGCGATCAAGAGATCATCGAGTCCATATTAATTTCCCCCTGTGTGGAAATCAACAGTGATCAGGACTCACCCGAGTGCTCACGACTTTACCAAACTCTGAAGAACTCCCTTCCCACCATTGTAGCAGAACCGATCCAAACAAATCCAGATGGAGAGGACAACAAAATATCAGAATCTACCAGTGACACTCCCCTCACACAATTAAAGCCTCTCAAAATGAAGAGAACACGGTTAAAGAAAGGACAAATATCTTATATCTGCACCGAGGGCAAGACAACCAGTGAGTTGAAAGCGCCATTGAGGCTTCACACAAGGAAGAGGCTCTACAGTTGTACCGAGTGCACGGCAACCTATGACAGACCTTGTCATTTGGAAATACACAAGAGAACTCACACAGGTGAGAAACCATACGAGTGCAAAGACTGTGGTAAATGCTTCAACCGCAAGAATAGCCTAACGATGCATATGCTaactcacacaggggagaaatcgTTCTGCTGCCATGAATGTGGCAAACGCTTCGGTCTAAACACGAGACTGATACTTCACATgaggacacacacaggggagaagccacaCAAGTGCCCTTTCTGTGCCAGATGCTTTACATTTCCAAGTCACTTAAGTCGTCACAAGAAgctccacacaggagagagaccacATCAATGCAATGTATGTGGGAAATGCTACACGCGGAAGGAGCACCTGACAGACCATATGACATCCCACAGTGGAGCAAAACCATACAGCTGTATGCAATGTGGCAAATGCTACGCACTGCAAGGAAACCTGAGAGCGCATATGGCGAGTCACACGGGGAATAAGTTGTTGTGCAGGTGCGCTGTGTGTGGATTAGGTGTTCTAAATCTAAGTCGCCACATGCAAGAAGTTCACACAGGAGGCAAACAGCATCAGTGCCAAGATTGTGGGAAGTGCTTCAACCGAAAGGAAAAAGTGACAGAGCACATGAGGACTCACACGGGAGAGAAACCCTATCGATGTCATGATTGCGGCGAATGCTTTAGGCTCAATGTAACCCTGAAGAAACACATGATGACACACACATCTGCGGCAACTGCTGTTCCATGA
- the LOC115116801 gene encoding zinc finger protein 572-like — protein sequence MSKLHSLNAFLTARLTAAAVDIFGAVEKTITAYQEEVSRSKVENDHLRRLLLDFGFKPDRESQIPDPQQLTVSVSGEELPSKQEWSDQEDTETIFIPPCVESASDQDSPQSSYLYQIGKNSKRDSLPTNSTELIKTNHDGEDYGASESTSNSQTMSKSKHTQAKKGQSPLDTGITSELRAPMVAHTGDRPYKCPVCRRRFTNNNHLKTHQRIHTGERPHWCKECGKCFSRKGDLGTHMRTHTGEKPYQCSVCGKSFRRNRLNEHMRVHTGERPYRCADCEKGFISVSDLKRHQRIHTGEKPFRCDSCGKCFSQMTTLKKHMRTVHKKVQLQSSEESPDPC from the exons ATGTCTAAACTACATTCGTTGAATGCGTTTCTTACTGCCCGATTAACTGCGGCGGCTGTGGATATATTCGGGGCAGTGGAGAAGACTATAACAGCGTACCAGGAAGAAGTCTCCAGATCAAAAGTGGAGAACGACCATCTACGGAGGCTGTTGCTAGATTTCGGTTTCAAACCTGATAGAGAATCACAAATACCAG ACCCCCAGcagctcactgtctctgtctctggagaGGAGCTTCCCTCTAAGCAGGAGTGGAGTGATCAAGAGGACACAGAGACCATATTCATTCCCCCCTGTGTGGAAAGTGCCAGTGATCAGGACTCACCCCAGAGCTCATACCTTTACCAAATTGGGAAGAACAGCAAGAGGGACTCTCTTCCCACCAACTCAACAGAACTGATCAAAACCAATCATGATGGAGAGGACTACGGGGCATCAGAATCCACCAGTAACTCTCAGACCATGTCAAAGTCAAAACATACACAGGCAAAGAAAGGACAAAGTCCTCTTGACACTGGGATAACCAGTGAGCTGAGAGCACCAATGGTGGCTCACACAGGTGATAGACCATACAAGTGCCCTGTGTGCAGGAGAAGGTTTACTAATAACAACCATTTAAAAACACATCAGAGAATTCACACAGGGGAGAGGCCACATTGGTGCAAAGAATGTGGTAAGTGCTTCAGCCGCAAGGGGGATCTGGGCACACACATGaggactcacacaggagagaaaccataccAGTGCAGCGTTTGTGGCAAAAGCTTCAGGCGAAACCGACTGAATGAGCATATGAGGGTACACACAGGGGAAAGACCCTATCGGTGTGCCGACTGTGAGAAGGGCTTTATTTCAGTAAGTGACCTAAAACGCCACCAGCGCATTCACACGGGAGAAAAGCCTTTTAGGTGTGACAGTTGCGGAAAATGCTTCAGTCAGATGACAACCTTGAAGAAACATATGAGGACTGTTCATAAGAAGGTTCAATTACAGAGCAGTGAGGAAAGCCCAGATCCCTGCTAG